One genomic window of Solea solea chromosome 12, fSolSol10.1, whole genome shotgun sequence includes the following:
- the si:dkey-30c15.2 gene encoding transmembrane protein 116, giving the protein MFTMELNGTLSGDMIDELTIVYLVSLSPSVIGSVSVLVVSLVRWKHLKQQQVHLLVQLTLADLLAALTLMFTSVMNRVRTDDSVTICQHSLPLSLTFYFVSFLLVVVYAWKSKDAIQGWRTRPAEDESEQSQHRRRMLHIAVNVSVWLIPTAIYIGYVLTPFMKEALVIPVANKRINIRNNSKYCNSCLLFLHIWRDSCSDTEFKHDIFIRTFLFLVVIPVMLSCSVIYYKVGKWYERHHSQGIFPVEGDGRSRRRFSREFSTARNMVLVILFCWAPALVLILLSTLMTWTHVEQRSLFGLYVIQAASVSLQGFLNSMVYAWRRPNFTEAVLGENTPLVAHNHMAFFDESLKSSLTEC; this is encoded by the exons ATGTTTACCATGGAGCTTAATGGAACACTGAGTGGAGATATG ATTGATGAGCTCACCATTGTGTACTTAGTATCACTTAGCCCCAG TGTCATTGGGAGTGTTTCTGTGCTGGTAGTGTCCTTGGTGAGgtggaaacatctaaaacagcAACAG gtgcACCTCCTCGTGCAGCTCACCCTGGCAGACCTCCTGGCCgctctgaccctcatgttcaCCAGTGTGATGAACAGAGTCAGAACAGACGACAGTGTCACCATCTGCCAACACAGCCTGCCGCTGTCACTG ACTTTTTACTTCGTTTCATTCCTGCTGGTGGTGGTTTATGCGTGGAAGTCCAAGGACGCGATCCAAGGATGGAGAACAAGACCAGCAGAGGATGAGAGTGAACAG AGTCAGCATAGGAGGAGAATGTTGCACATagctgtgaatgtgagtgtgtg GTTGATTCCCACAGCGATATACATAGGATATGTGCTCACTCCTTTCATGAAAGAAGCGTTGGTGATTCCAGTCGCTAACAAGCGAATAAACATCCGTAATAACAGCAAGTACTGCAACAG TTGTCTCTTGTTCTTGCACATATGGAGGGACTCCTGCTCGGATACT GAGTTCAAACACGACATATTTATCAGAACCTTTCTTTTCCTCGTGGTGATTCCAGTGATGCTGTCTTGCTCT GTCATTTACTATAAGGTTGGTAAATGGTATGAGAGACATCATTCTCAGGGGATTTTTCCAGTGGAGGGAGACGGACGCTCAAGACGGAGATTCTCCAGAGAGTTCTCTACGGCCAGAAATATGGTGTTGGTCATCTTGTTCTGTTGGGCACCAG CTCTCGTCCTCATCTTGCTGTCCACCCTCATGACATGGACACATGTGGAGCAGCGCAGCCTGTTTGGCCTTTACGTGATACAG GCTGCCAGCGTTTCCCTGCAGGGCTTCCTGAACAGCATGGTCTACGCCTGGAGACGACCAAATTTCACAGAGGCCGTCCTCGGGGAGAACACGCCACTGGTGGCTCACAACCACATGGCCTTTTTTGATGAATCGCTGAAGAGCTCGTTGACTGAGTGTTGA
- the rabl2 gene encoding RAB, member of RAS oncogene family-like 2: MAGDVGSIPELDQKKYDSDEQVKIICLGDSAVGKSKLMERFLMDEYRPQQLSTYALTLYKHTATVGNRTVAVDFWDTAGQERFQSMHPSYYHKAHACIMVFDVQRKITYKNLTNWYKELREYRPEIPCCVVANKIDADLKVTQRSFNFGKKQGLPFYFVSAADGTNVVKMFREMIKRAVDYKQNPSDFMDEVLQELENFDLEKKEDNSEADDDGLTAESPDVV; encoded by the exons atggCTGGAGACGTCGGCAGTATTCCTGAGCTGGACCAGAAGAAATATGATTCAGATGAACAAGTGAAGATCATCTGCCTGGGAGACAGTGCAGTGGGTAAATCAAA GTTGATGGAGAGGTTTCTCATGGATGAATA TCGTCCACAGCAGTTGTCCACATACGCTCTGACTCTCTACAAACACACGGCCACTGTAGGAAACAGGACGGTGGCGGTCG ATTTCTGGGACACTGCAGGTCAGGAGCGCTTTCAGAGCATGCACCCGTCATACTACCACAAAGCACACGCCTGCATCATG GTTTTTGATGTACAAAGGAAGATCACGTATAAGAATCTGACAAACTGGTACAAGGAGCTGAGAGAGTACAGACCAGAGATACCATGCTGTGTGGTCGCCAACAAAATAGATG CTGATTTGAAAGTGACGCAGAGAAGCTTTAACTTTGGAAAGAAGCAAGGACTCCCGTTCTATTTTGTCTCAGCGGCTGACGGGACCAACGTAGTAAAG atgTTCAGAGAGATGATCAAACGAGCCGTGGACTACAAACAAAACCCCAGTGACTTCATGGATGAAGTCCTGCAAGAGTTGGAg AACTTTGACCTGGAGAAGAAGGAAGATAACTCGGAGGCAGACGATGATGGACTGACAGCAGAGAGTCCAGACGTGGTCTGA
- the LOC131470429 gene encoding ADP-ribosylation factor 4-like: MGLSISSMLERLFGKKQMRILMVGLDAAGKTTILYKLKLGEVVTTIPTIGFNVETVEYKNITFTVWDVGGQDKIRPLWRHYFQNTQGLIFVVDSNDRERVAESADELSRMMQEDDLKEAVLLVFANKQDLPNALTTTELTEKLGLHSRTNRKWYVQSTCATQGQGLYEGLDWLSTELHKN; encoded by the exons ATGGGGCTTTCTATATCTTCGATGCTCGAGCGTCTCTTCGGCAAAAAACAGATGAGGATTTTAATGG TTGGGCTGGACGCTGCCGGAAAAACGACAATCCTGTACAAACTGAAGCTGGGTGAAGTTGTAACCACCATCCCAACTATTG GTTTCAACGTGGAGACAgtagaatataaaaatattacttTCACTGTGTGGGATGTCGGCGGCCAGGACAAGATCAGGCCTCTGTGGAGACACTACTTCCAGAACACGCAG GGCCTCATCTTTGTAGTGGACAGTAATGACAGAGAAAGAGTGGCAGAGTCTGCAGACGAGCTTTCAAGGATG ATGCAAGAGGACGACCTGAAAGAAGCCGTCTTGCTCGTGTTTGCTAACAAACAAGATCTCCCCAACGCCTTAACTACCACCGAGCTCACAGAGAAGCTTGGCCTCCATTCCAGGACCAACAGAAAA TGGTATGTTCAGTCAACCTGTGCCACCCAGGGCCAAGGGCTGTATGAAGGACTTGACTGGTTAtccacagagctgcacaaaaaCTAA
- the zgc:77752 gene encoding protein tyrosine phosphatase domain-containing protein 1 — protein sequence MMPTLTPHVPVPRPSYSQTRENLVKAIPPRLLCLLACGGVDCRYEGPECWTLNQQVIRGLFSSWLTDDIIAMARPSTALIEKHNIIEQFRRLNIRSIINMQLPGDHAHCGPPLDPGSGFTYSPQIFMDNDIYFYNFGMPDFGVSSLVSIIDGVKVLAFAVREGRVAVHCHAGLGRTGVLIACYLIYTLRISPSEAVHYVRIKRPRSIQTRAQISQVFDFARLLGTQLIQYPDLSLRHGAPFTLHHYLNRQALLLHGQEGRTLRQTPKVVYLLCVRLSCLALGLPAPPEVYAELEKRSALRTLSRTVRETLVAKQYLPLLREGHQGSWVGSGSVYSWDEPLGFMERKRDVLLDKRCYSDSDLSKISGNEDLELSPWWTPALGNEKHWCVQDLRPFSPVPAKPSPGHQTNRKSHTLSVPISSMETSNNCAGKLKCAAKKALPKYSSSTELLRNPHNPGSTLVARTVAKAMADHGTPGDIILQRSALMQEELNSSDCGWALLVTESDPHVLSCLLWTWLEKLREPVLSAEDIDRLCTGVKNRKSLSVLKTPQRHTIYCLLSCVSSVSSLCPHREEAVLQRLIRALTKRPQEEVRNLAPLMKVLKASMRETFHNYRFLSRTCSIATL from the exons ATGATGCCGACCCTGACTCCACACGTCCCAGTACCACGGCCAAGCTACTCCCAGACCAGGGAGAACCTGGTGAAGGCCATCCCACCCAGACTGCTGTGTCTGCTGGCCTGTGGAGGAGTCGACTGTCGCTATGAGGGACCAGAGTGCTGGACGTTAAACCAACAGGTCATTCGAGGGCTTTTCTCCTCCTG GttgactgatgacatcatcgccATGGCTCGACCATCCACGGCTTTGATTGAGAAGCACAACATCATTGAACAGTTTAGGAG ACTGAACATCAGATCGATCATTAACATGCAGCTCCCAGGAGATCACGCTCACTGTGGACCTCCTTTAGATCCTGGAAGTGGTTTTACATACTCGCCACAGATCTTCATGGACAATGACA TTTACTTTTACAACTTTGGGATGCCAGATTTTGGCGTGTCCTCTCTCGTCAGCATCATTGATGGCGTGAAGGTCTTGGCCTTTGCAGTGAGGGAAGGACGAGTGGCCGTGCACTGCCATGCAGGATTGGGAAGAACAG GCGTCCTGATAGCCTGTTACCTGATCTACACTCTGCGTATCAGCCCCAGTGAGGCTGTGCACTATGTACGGATTAAACGGCCCCGCTCCATCCAAACTCGGGCTCAGATCAGCCAGGTGTTTGACTTTGCCCGCTTGCTTGGTACACAGCTGATCCAATATCCAGACCTGAGCCTGCGGCACGGAGCCCCCTTCACCCTGCACCATTACCTGAACCGACAGGCGTTGCTGCTGCACGGGCAGGAGGGACGCACCCTCAGACAAACACCAAAG GTGGTGTATctcctgtgtgtgcgtctctccTGCTTAGCCCTGGGTCTCCCTGCTCCTCCAGAGGTCTACGCTGAGCTGGAGAAGAGGTCAGCGCTGAGGACACTGAGTCGGACTGTGAGGGAGACACTGGTGGCCAAACAGTACTTGCCCTTGTTGAGGGAAGGTCATCAGGGCTCGTGGGTGGGCTCGGGGTCAGTGTACTCCTGGGATGAGCCGTTGGGATTcatggagaggaagagagacgtCCTGCTGGACAAACGCTGCTACAGTGACTCTGACCTCAGCAAGATCTCAGGAAATGAG GATCTGGAGTTGAGTCCATGGTGGACCCCAGCACTTGGAAATGAGAAACACTGGTGTGTGCAGGATCTGAGACCATTTAGTCCGGTCCCTGCCAAACCTTCACCAGGTCACCAGACCAACAGAAAGTCGCACACACTCAGCGTCCCAATATCCAGCATGGAGACAAGCAACAACTGTGCAGGGAAGCTGAAGTGTGCAGCTAAAAAGGCACTTCCCAAATATAGCTCCAGCACTGAG CTGCTCAGAAACCCACATAATCCAGGTTCGACCTTAGTGGCCCGCACTGTTGCTAAGGCGATGGCAGATCATGGTACACCAGGAGACATCATACTGCAAAGATCAGCTCTGATGCag GAGGAGCTGAACAGTAGTGACTGTGGTTGGGCTCTGCTGGTCACTGAGTCAGACCCTCATGTCCTCAGCTGTCTGCTGTGGACCTGGCTAGAAAAGTTAAGG GAGCCTGTCCTCAGTGCAGAGGATATAGACAGATTGTGCACTGGTGTAAAAAACAGGAAGTCTCTCAGTGTGCTCAAGACG CCGCAGAGACACACCATTTACTGTCTGTTGAGCTGTGTGAGTTCAGTGTCCAGcctgtgtcctcacagagagGAGGCAGTGCTGCAGCGGCTCATCCGTGCACTTACAAAG CGCCCTCAAGAGGAAGTGAGGAACCTTGCACCTCTAATGAAAGTCCTGAAGGCCAGTATGAGAGAAACCTTCCACAACTACAGATTCCTCTCACGGACCTGCAGCATCGCTACCCTCTGA
- the cimap1b gene encoding LOW QUALITY PROTEIN: outer dense fiber protein 3-B (The sequence of the model RefSeq protein was modified relative to this genomic sequence to represent the inferred CDS: deleted 1 base in 1 codon) has protein sequence MPTSELWVGTWRPHRPAGPISAHCLSPGPKYALPGLTGASKHDFTRYKAPMFSFGIRHELCSSDCSPGPKYQIPSNITRVGRGGSPAFVCSNRTNGSRLYQTPGPGPAAYSLPPVLGPKTAPSFSLGGFTKSGSFLENLKTSPSPAAYKVVDPGTYMQKLPQYSITGRNFAPDSGTKTPGPGSHYPERVTVTSAKNPSFSFGIRHSEYIVPLVVDVTE, from the exons ATGCCAACTTCTGAACTTTGGGTCGGGACTTGGAGACCCCATAGACCAGCAGGGCCCATATCTGCCCACTGTCTCAGCCCAGGACCCAAGTATGCACTGCCTGGACTCACAG GAGCTTCTAAACATGACTTTACAAGATACAAAGCACCAATGTTCAGCTTTGGGATTCGTCACGAGCTGTGCAGTTCTGATTGCTCCCCTGGACCAAAGTACCAAATCCCCTCTAACATCACTCGTGTAGGCCGAGGAGGAAGTCCTGCGTTTGTGTGCTCCAACCGTACAAATGGCTCAAGATTGTACCAAACCCCTGGACCGG GTCCAGCTGCTTACTCTCTGCCCCCTGTGCTGGGGCCTAAAACAGCCCCCAGCTTCTCACTTGGTGGCTTCACTAAAAGTGGAAGCTTCCTGGAGAACCTGAAGACG AGTCCAAGCCCTGCTGCCTACAAAGTTGTGGACCCTGGTACTTACATGCAGAAACTGCCCCAGTACAGCATTACAGGCCGCAACTTTGCTCCTGATAGTGGCACAAAGACACCAGGACCTGGTTCACACTATCCTGAGAGG GTGACCGTCACTTCTGCAAAAAATCCAAGCTTCTCCTTTGGAATCCGTCACTCCGAATACATCGTC CCCCTCGTTGTTGACGTGACTGAATGA